From Camelina sativa cultivar DH55 chromosome 20, Cs, whole genome shotgun sequence, the proteins below share one genomic window:
- the LOC104772418 gene encoding putative F-box/kelch-repeat protein At5g03000 — MSKSEEPTQEQRKEEASPEACLTQDVTLNCLARVSRMDLAALSVASKSYHSLVASSDLYKIRSLMDRTETYIYVCLLTPPPDPNPRWYILRRRKTLDASDLIPIPSLPSQPPEASSVVVLDWSIYVIGGMRNGKKRTSDVWLLDCLTHRWRPVPCMGLGVARAYAAAQVVDGKIYVLGGCRRFDPNKWGEVFDPKTQTWDTLPPMPSMPTRKEGNKNIHDSVVRDQKVYVVDGTVRTYYYSPRQGLWGCGNRGQVKGNRRDWCMIDNLVYCLNVNGSIYWFEPDEFDLREPEGMMDTKEVKGLGSLKRTLFRSRVVHFGEHLRQQWEQDKIKHGITPQTKNPFVISLELEDLLPGARLSNSGGNIMLFWDVIERDRLEIWCAEISLERRQGGDVWGNIEWSNAVMTRVPFLERYKVLYSVSVTL; from the coding sequence ATGTCCAAATCCGAAGAGCCAACGCAGGAACAGAGGAAGGAAGAGGCGTCTCCGGAAGCGTGTTTGACACAAGATGTGACGCTGAACTGCCTAGCTCGTGTCTCGAGAATGGACCTCGCCGCCTTATCTGTCGCCTCCAAGAGTTATCACTCTCTAGTGGCGTCGTCTGATCTCTACAAGATCCGATCGTTGATGGATCGCACCGAAACATACATCTACGTATGCTTACTCACCCCTCCTCCTGACCCAAATCCACGTTGGTATATACTCCGACGTAGAAAAACCCTAGACGCCTCTGATCTGATTCCGATCCCTTCGCTCCCCTCTCAGCCTCCGGAAGCATCATCAGTGGTGGTGCTGGATTGGAGCATCTATGTGATCGGTGGAATGAGAAACGGGAAGAAGCGCACTTCAGATGTCTGGCTCTTGGATTGTCTGACTCACAGGTGGCGCCCCGTACCTTGCATGGGACTGGGAGTGGCTCGAGCTTACGCAGCTGCTCAAGTCGTAGATGGGAAGATTTACGTGTTAGGAGGCTGCCGTAGATTTGACCCTAACAAGTGGGGAGAGGTGTTCGACCCAAAGACTCAGACTTGGGATACTTTGCCGCCCATGCCGTCGATGCCGACAAGGAAAGAAGGCAATAAAAATATACACGACAGTGTGGTGAGGGATCAAAAGGTTTACGTAGTGGATGGAACGGTTAGAACCTATTACTACTCCCCGAGGCAAGGTCTATGGGGCTGTGGGAATCGTGGTCAAGTGAAGGGAAACCGAAGGGACTGGTGTATGATTGATAATTTGGTCTACTGTCTTAATGTGAACGGGAGTATATATTGGTTTGAGCCAGATGAGTTTGATTTGCGTGAGCCAGAAGGGATGATGGATACAAAGGAGGTCAAGGGTTTGGGCTCTCTCAAAAGGACTCTGTTTCGTTCCAGAGTGGTCCACTTTGGTGAGCATTTACGTCAACAGTGGGAGCAAGATAAGATCAAGCATGGTATAACCCCCCAAACGAAGAACCCGTTTGTTATAAGCCTCGAGTTGGAAGATTTACTTCCAGGGGCTAGACTGAGCAACTCTGGTGGGAACATTATGCTCTTCTGGGACGTCATTGAGAGGGATCGTCTTGAGATTTGGTGTGCAGAGATCTCTTTGGAGAGACGCCAAGGAGGAGATGTTTGGGGCAACATTGAATGGTCTAATGCTGTCATGACCCGTGTTCCTTTCTTAGAGCGTTATAAGGTTTTGTATTCTGTTTCTGTAACTCTCTGA